The following proteins come from a genomic window of Heptranchias perlo isolate sHepPer1 chromosome 14, sHepPer1.hap1, whole genome shotgun sequence:
- the camlg gene encoding calcium signal-modulating cyclophilin ligand, which translates to MSGGMESGGGGGGSGSSMLNGGTGEEQKKMTSARKRAELRRRKLLLNSEDRLNRIMGFSKSEAEEENRTDVLPPYEPEKIEPLQTSGLSKRTLGIPNETAGDSVTSIHYTNGTEIQGPYSADRRDSLNKSNEADNDLGLGGRHPGKPDVPVEQAQRAPRRGIEQYISRFDEAMKLRNQLMSEKSGQENGGGGEEFGTFRVFRLVGSALLALMVRVFVCKYLSIFAPFLTLQLAYMGLSKHFPKGEKKVKTTVLTAALLLSGIPAEVINRSMDTYGKMGDVFADLCVYFFTFIFAHEILVFIGADLP; encoded by the exons ATGTCAGGAGGAATGGAGAGCGGCGGCGGTGGCGGTGGTAGCGGTAGCAGCATGTTAAACGGCGGCACCGGCGAGGAGCAGAAAAAGATGACCTCAGCGCGGAAAAGAGCCGAGCTGCGCCGGAGGAAACTGCTCTTGAATTCGGAGGATCGGCTGAACCGAATAATGGGTTTCAGTAAAAGCGAGGCGG AAGAGGAGAACCGGACAGACGTTCTTCCACCATATGAACCGGAGAAAATAGAGCCATTACAGACTTCAGGCCTTTCCAAAAGAACCCTAGGAATTCCAAATGAAACTGCTGGTGACTCAGTAACATCCATCCATTATACTAATGGAACAGAGATTCAAGGGCCATATTCTGCAGACAGAAGAGACTCACTTAACAAAAGTAATGAGGCTGACAATGATTTGGGCCTAGGAGGCCGGCACCCAGGTAAACCAGATGTGCCGGTAGAGCAGGCCCAGCGTGCTCCCCGTCGTGGTATTGAGCAGTATATATCACGATTCGATGAAGCTATGAAACTTAGAAATCAGCTGATGAGCGAGAAGTCTGGTCAGGAGAATGGAGGCGGGGGTGAAGAGTTTGGCACATTCCGGGTTTTCCGATTAGTGGGTAGTGCTCTGCTAGCCTTAATGGTCAGAGTCTTTGTATGTAAATACCTG tccatttttgctCCATTTCTGACTCTTCAACTTGCATATATGGGCTTGTCAAAGCACTTTCCAAAG GGTGAAAAGAAGGTAAAGACTACAGTATTGACCGCCGCCCTGCTTCTCTCAGGAATCCCTGCCGAGGTCATCAATCGCTCTATGGATACCTATGGCAAAATGGGAGATGTGTTTGCAGACCTCTGTGTCTATTTTTTCACTTTTATCTTTGCTCATGAAATCCTTGTCTTTATTGGTGCTGATTTGCCTTGA